The genome window GTGGAAAACAATATGATCGTGGGATACGACCCCGAAGATCCGCTTGTCCTCCTCAAAAAAGGCGAGACCCCGACACCTATACGCAGATTCCCAAAGGAGGCATCCACGAAAGGCGGAAACAGGTTCAGAGGTGCTGTGAAAGCGCACGAACTGTATGATGACGAAATGGTAGGAACACGGCTGACTGAACAAGCGGTAGGGTGGATTGAAGCGAATAACCCTTCGACCACCTCGACAGGCTCAGGGCAGGCAGGCTCAGGGCAGGAGAAGAAACCGTTTTTCCTACTGTTTAATACAACCAATATTCATCACCCGTTCACCCCAGCACCGCGCTTTAAAGGAACCAGCCAATGTGGACTATATGGTGATTTTATTCATGAATTGGACTGGATGGTGGGTGAGTTGATGCGCTGTCTGGAAGAGAACGGGCTGAGTGACAACACGCTCGTCATTTTCACCAGCGATAATGGCGGCATGTTTAATATTGCGGCACAAAACGCGTTTAAAGACGGACACCAAATCAATGGCGATTTGCTTGGGTTCAAGTTCGGCGGTTGGGAGGGGGGACATCGCGTTCCGTTTATTGCCAGCTGGCCCGGAAAAATCCCCGCTGGAACCGTGTCGGATCAGCTAATCTGCAGTATCGACATGATGGCTACATTTGCCGCAATCACCGGACAGACGATTGATCCTGTTGACAGTGTGAATATGTTGCCGGCCCTGGTTGGAAATCCGCAGAAACCAGTTCGTGAAGAGCTCGTGCTTGCCGCCGTTAAGTCGTCGCATTTGTCGCTTCGAAAAGGAAAGTGGATATACATTCCTGAACAGGGATCCGGCGGATTTAATGGCACCAATCCGGGTGCCCACGACTTTGGCGGGGCTGCGGCCGCTTCGTTTACTGGGCATCCGAACAGCGATGTTGTCGACGGCGAAATCAAGGCTGGTGCGCCGCCCGCACAACTCTACGATCTGGAAGCGGATGTAAACCAGACTCATAATCTCTACCATGACTATCCCGAAGTGGTTGAAGCGATGCGAAAGGAACTGCAAGGTTTTCGCGAATCCGTTAAATAAAATACAAATGATGTTACTCACCCCACGCTTTCTAAAGACACTCGCTGGCACGGCTTTCCTTTGCGCCGGACTTGGCCTTCCTACGTTGGCTCATGCCAATGCACCCGCGCAAAATATCCTAGTCCCAAAGGATATTGCCGTCGCAATCAAAGACACGGTCAAAGGCGGCCCCAATGTGCTCATTGGTGCAGATGACAACAGCGAGCATGAACAGGTCAGTAAAGTGTTCGACGGGAATATCGGTTCGAAACATTTCAACAAAGGGAAGCAGGCAGGTTTTGTGGTATCACCTGGTATCGGTGCCAGCATTGTCACCGGCATTCGATTTGCCACGGGCAACGACAAGACGGAACGTGATCCACTAAGGATCACCATCGAAGGCTCCAATTCCGCAGAAGCGTTCCATCTGGGCGCCGCCGAGTTTTCGCTCATTTACGAAGGACCGAGCGGCTTGGGAAGTCAGCAGGGACGCCAGAGCTGGGGGCAAACTATTCCGATTGAAAATGCTACGGCCTATAAGAACTATCGCGTCATTGTTACGAAGACACGCGGCGGTAATCGCACGGGTGTTCAATATG of Lentimonas sp. CC4 contains these proteins:
- a CDS encoding sulfatase-like hydrolase/transferase — encoded protein: MKTHRTLLLAATLLSFAVNVFAETAASQKPNVVLIFTDDLGYGDVGCYGASLVQTPNIDRLAEGGRRFTDAHSASAVCTPSRYALLTGEYPFRANNGRGTWGPLRYDVGLLIPTDTFTIGKLFQAEGYTTSCFGKWHLGWGDQDKNDWSMPLGSGPNELGFDYYWGIPRVNCNPPYVFVENNMIVGYDPEDPLVLLKKGETPTPIRRFPKEASTKGGNRFRGAVKAHELYDDEMVGTRLTEQAVGWIEANNPSTTSTGSGQAGSGQEKKPFFLLFNTTNIHHPFTPAPRFKGTSQCGLYGDFIHELDWMVGELMRCLEENGLSDNTLVIFTSDNGGMFNIAAQNAFKDGHQINGDLLGFKFGGWEGGHRVPFIASWPGKIPAGTVSDQLICSIDMMATFAAITGQTIDPVDSVNMLPALVGNPQKPVREELVLAAVKSSHLSLRKGKWIYIPEQGSGGFNGTNPGAHDFGGAAAASFTGHPNSDVVDGEIKAGAPPAQLYDLEADVNQTHNLYHDYPEVVEAMRKELQGFRESVK